One region of Coregonus clupeaformis isolate EN_2021a chromosome 31, ASM2061545v1, whole genome shotgun sequence genomic DNA includes:
- the LOC121547306 gene encoding myoferlin isoform X2 encodes MLRVVVESAKGIPKTKLGSTPDPVTSIIFKDEKKKTKSVDSEVNPVWNEVLEFDLKGSALDSSSYIDVIVKDYETIGKDKFLGSAKISLKDLATGQVKSSPYKDVALVNEKGQAIGATVSLLIRYDPPANAAPKPNDPQEGDTAGDSVEGGGEEKDEDFIDGGQSGCAGGVPSPGQPGNSNQRLVRSTRKRNRPLANKPQDFQIRVRIIEARQLPGNNIKPVVKVNVCGQTHRTRIKRGNNPFFDEMFFYNVNMLPLDLFDQYISIRVYDSFCLRADSLMGEFKVDVGFIYDGPAHTIMRKWLLLNDPDDCSSGARGYLKVSMFIVGTGDEPPVEKRDVTDDQDDIESNLLMPAGVTLRLVTLSLKVFRAEDIPQMDDTFAQSVKNMFGGDGNRKNLVDPFVEARFAGKKLCTQVIEKNANPEWNQMLNLQVKFPSMCEQIKLTIFDWDRLTRNDSIGTTYLNLAKIASSGGEIEGKTGESEVGFLPAFGPCYVNLYGSPREFTGLPDPYEELNYGKGEGVAYRGRILVELSTKLEGKADKTVDVIPSDDILVAQKYQRRRKYCLCAVFHSASMLQEPGEPIQFEVSIGNYGNKLDTTCKPLASTTQYSCAVFDGNHYYYLPWADTKPVVVITSFWEDISHRLDAVNIILYISERLQSNITAMKTAILAKASDNRLAEIWLRLVSQVIDDLDSFKVPDLEGQSNLTALDIQIKKLRDSALQTIMEGAKRMRDEATEIKDTLGDIEGWLDKLKQLAEEPQNSMPDVIIWMLRGEKRVAYSRIPAHQLLYSTYSEQACGQFCGRTRTILMQYPMDKNKGLKVPVQIRVNMWLGLSAHEKKFNTFSEGTFSVFAELYENQACMLGKWGTTGLGLRYKYSDMTGKLKLKREYFMPPRGWEWEGEWFIDPEKGLLTEADAGHTEFMDEVFQNETRFPGGEWKPAAEPYTDVNGEKTQNPGEIECPAGWSWEAEWTVDDNRAVDEKGWEYGITIPPDDKPKSWVPAEKMYHVHRRRRVIRPRKRTSAAGTTTEKRDQGDPEGWEFSSLIGWKFHRKERSADTIRRRRWRRKMAPADRLGASAIFKLEGALGVDTDEKRKDDKVDASKLFVANTPTVSCSFDRSHVYHLRIYVYQARNLVAMDKGSFSDPYAQVSFLHMSKTTETMKATLNPTWDQTLIFHDMEIYGDPQNIGHYPPDVVLEFYDNDQVGKHELLGRSVCVPLVKLNPGMDQTPKLLWSPITHKGEQAGEVLVAAELILKDKGIGTDLPLVPPKRAENLYMVPQGIRPVVQLMAIEILAWGLRNMKTYQLATVSSPSLVVECGGEMVQSAVIKNMKKSPNFPGSVLFLKVLLPKEEMYTPPIVLKVIDHRPFGRKPVVGQCTIDTLEEFRCDPYIIQKSSMSSKVALMAASPRDIRIDMEDRRPLLEAQHAEKEKETVDWWSKFYASIGDQEKCRPYLEKGYDTLKVYDNELEDIPEFKQLTDFCSTFKLQRGKNEDGDDDDPSVVGEFKGSFKVYPLSDDPGVALPPRQFRELPESGPQECLVRIYVVRGIDLQPKDNNGQCDPYIKIALGKKSIEDRDNYLPNTTNPVFGRMFEMTCFLPQDKDLKISVYDYDLLSRDEKVGETVIDLENRFLSRFGSYCGLPQTYCISGINQWRDQLKPSQILQNLARLKGVPPPRTEDNGNTLSFNGKQYTLAQFEANNKIHQHLGPANERLPLHVLRTQGLVPEHVETRTLFSSFQPQLSQGRLQMWVDVFPKSMGLPGPPFDIAPRKAKKYFLRAVVWNTADVILDETSITGEHMSDVYVKGWMPGMEEDKQKTDVHYRSLDGDGSFNWRFIFGFEYLPAEQLCLVSKKEHFWSLDKTEFRIPPKLIVQIWDNDKFSLDDYLGTVELDLRNLNAPAKTPEKCSLGMMEVMLDAGPHKSDGAKSLFAQQSVRGWWPCVTEQDGTKVLGGKVEMTLEIVAEKEVDEKPAGKGRDEPNMNPKLDFPNRPDTSFFWFTNPCKTMKFIVWHRFKWMFIGLILLILVLLFIGILLYSLPNYISMKIVKPFN; translated from the exons ATGTTGCGGGTTGTGGTAGAATCTGCTAAAGGTATACCAAAAACTAAACTTGGAAGTACTCCGGATCCCGTAACATCTATTATTTTTAAAG ATGAAAAGAAGAAAACCAAATCAGTTGACAGTGAAGTAAACCCAGTTTGGAATGAA GTCCTTGAGTTTGATTTGAAGGGCTCTGCGCTTGATTCCTCATCTTACATTGATGTGATTGTGAAAGACTACGAAACTATTGGGAAAGATAA GTTTCTAGGCTCTGCAAAAATCTCACTGAAAGACCTTGCAACTGGTCAAGTCAAATCCTCTCCATATAAAGATGTGGCTCTTGTCAATGAAAAGGGGCAGGCTATTGGG GCCACGGTGAGCCTTTTGATTCGCTATGACCCTCCAGCCAATGCCGCTCCAAAGCCAAATGACCCACAGGAAGGAGATACAGCAGGGGATTCTG tagaAGGTGGAGGTGAAGAGAAGGATGAGGACTTTATTGATGGAGGACAGAGTGGCTGTGCAGGGGGAGTCCCCTCCCCTGGTCAGCCTGGGAACTCTAACCAAAGACTGGTCAGGAGTACCAGGAAACGGAACCGTCCCCTGGCCAATAAACCCCAGGACTTTCAG ATCCGTGTCAGGATCATAGAGGCGCGACAGCTCCCTGGGAATAACATCAAACCTGTTGTGAAGGTGAATGTTTGTGGACAGACTCACAGAACAAGGATAAAGAGGGGAAACAATCCCTTCTTTGATGAG ATGTTCTTTTACAATGTCAACATGTTACCATTAGACCTATTTGATCAATATATCAGCATTCGG GTATACGACTCCTTCTGTCTGAGAGCTGACAGTCTCATGGGGGAGTTCAAG GTTGATGTCGGCTTTATCTATGATGGACCAG ctcACACCATAATGAGGAAGTGGCTCCTTCTGAATGACCCTGATGACTGCAGCTCGGGGGCCAGGGGATACCTCAAAGTCAGCATGTTCATAGTTGGGACGGGAGACGAACCACCG GTAGAGAAGAGGGACGTTACCGATGACCAGGATGACATAGAGAGTAACCTGCTGATGCCAGCAGGGGTCACTCTGCGATTGGTCACCCTGTCGCTCAAAGTGTTCCGGGCCGAGGACATTCCCCAGA TGGATGATACCTTTGCCCAGTCAGTGAAGAATATGTTTGGAGGGGATGGGAACAGGAAGAATCTAGTGGATCCTTTTGTAGAGGCTCGTTTCGCTGGCAAAAAG CTGTGCACCCAAGTCATTGAGAAGAATGCCAACCCAGAATGGAACCAAATGCTGAATCTTCAGGTCaag TTCCCTTCAATGTGTGAACAAATCAAACTGACCATCTTTGATTG GGATCGCTTGACTCGGAATGACTCAATTGGCACCACGTACTTGAATCTGGCCAAAATAGCATCCTCTGGTGGCGAAATTGAAG GGAAGACTGGGGAGTCTGAGGTGGGTTTCCTTCCAGCCTTTGGGCCTTGCTATGTCAACCTGTATGGGAGTCCCAGAGAGTTCACTGGGCTTCCTGACCCTTACGAAGAGCTCAACTATGGCAAG GGTGAAGGGGTGGCCTATCGAGGAAGAATCCTGGTTGAGCTCTCAACTAAACTGGAAGGCAAAGCTGACAAGACTGTGGATGTGATCCCTAGTGATGACATCTTGGTGGCccag AAATACCAGCGTAGGAGGAAGTACTGTCTGTGTGCCGTGTTCCACAGTGCCAGCATGCTCCAGGAGCCTGGCGAACCAATCCAGTTTGAGGTCAGCATCGGCAACTATGGCAACAAACTGGACACCACCTGTAAACCGCTGGCCTCCACTACCCAGTACAGCTGTGCTGTGTTCGATG GTAACCACTACTATTACCTGCCCTGGGCtgacaccaagccagtggttgtCATCACATCATTCTGGGAGGACATCAGTCACCGTTTGGATGCAGTCAACATCATTCTGTACATATCTGAACGCCTG CAATCTAACATCACTGCAATGAAGACGGCCATCTTGGCTAAAGCCTCTGACAACCGTCTGGCAGAGATCTGGCTGAGGCTGGTCAGTCAGGTGATCGATGATCTCGACAG TTTCAAAGTTCCAGACCTGGAGGGCCAATCCAACCTGACTGCCCTGGACATCCAGATCAAGAAGTTGCGTGACAGCGCCCTGCAGACCATCATGGAGGGGGCCAAGCGCATGAGAGACGAGGCCACTGAGATCAAAGACACCCTGGGGGACATCGAGGGCTGGCTGGACAAACTGAAGCAGCTCGCTGAGGag CCCCAGAACAGCATGCCTGACGTGATCATCTGGATGctgaggggggagaagagagtgGCGTACAGCCGCATCCCAGCCCACCAGCTCCTCTACTCCACCTACAGCGAACAGGCCTGTGGACAGTTCTGCGGCAGGACCAGGACTATCCTCATGCAGTACCCAATGGATAAAAACAAGGGTCTGAAGGTTCCAGTCCAGATCAGAGTCAACATGTGGCTGGGCCTGTCTGCACACGAGAAGAAGTTCAACACTTTCTCTGAGGGGACATTCAGTGTGTTTGCTGAATTG TATGAGAATCAGGCCTGCATGCTGGGAAAGTGGGGAACTACGGGTCTGGGTTTACGCTACAAGTATTCTGACATGACTGGCAAACTGAAGCTGAAACGGGAGTACTTCATGCCCCCGCGAGGCTGGGAGTGGGAGGGAGAATGGTTCATTGACCCAGAGAAGGG TCTGTTGACAGAGGCAGATGCGGGACACACTGAGTTCATGGATGAAGTCTTCCAGAACGAGACTCGCTTCCCTGGGGGAGAGTGGAAGCCTGCTGCCGAGCCCTACACTGACGTG AATGGGGAGAAGACCCAGAACCCAGGGGAGATAGAGTGTCCTGCAGGCTGGAGCTGGGAGGCTGAGTGGACCGTGGATGACAACAGGGCTGTGGACGAGAAAG GCTGGGAGTATGGAATCACCATCCCTCCAGATGACAAACCCAAGTCTTGGGTGCCAGCAGAGAAGATGTACCACGTCCACCGACGGAGGAGAGTGATCAGGCCCAGGAAGAGAACATCAGCTGCTGGTACAACCACTGAG AAGCGAGACCAAGGAGACCCGGAGGGCTGGGAGTTCTCCTCTCTGATTGGCTGGAAGTTCCACAGGAAGGAGCGTTCCGCCGACACAATCCGACGCAGACGCTGGAGGAGGAAGATGGCCCCCGCCGACCGCCTAGGGGCATCCGCTATATTCAAACTGGAGGGGGCGCTG GGGGTTGATACAGATGAGAAAAGGAAAGATGATAAGGTTGATGCATCCAAGCTCTTTGTTGCCAATACTCCCACTGTTTCCTGTTCATTTGACA GGTCACACGTCTACCACCTCCGCATCTATGTTTACCAGGCCAGGAACCTTGTTGCCATGGACAAAGGCAGCTTCTCGG ATCCGTATGCCCAGGTGTCCTTCCTGCACATGAGTAAAACCACAGAGACCATGAAGGCTACTCTGAACCCCACGTGGGACCAGACCCTGATCTTCCATGACATGGAGATCTACGGGGACCCCCAGAACATTGGCCACTATCCCCCTGATGTGGTGCTGGAGTTCTATGACAATGACCAAGTG GGGAAACATGAGCTGCTGGGTCGGAGCGTGTGTGTCCCCCTGGTGAAACTGAACCCAGGCATGGACCAGACTCCAAAATTGCTGTGGTCCCCCATCACACACAAGGGTGAACAGGCTGGGGAGGTGCTGGTGGCTGCTGAGCTCATCCTGAAGGATAAG ggTATCGGGACGGACCTCCCTCTGGTCCCTCCCAAGAGGGCGGAGAATCTGTACATGGTGCCTCAGGGGATACGGCCTGTGGTGCAACTCATGGCCATTGAG attCTGGCCTGGGGGTTGCGCAACATGAAGACCTACCAGTTGGCCACTGTGTCCTCCCCTAGCCTGGTGGTGGAGTGTGGAGGAGagatggttcagtctgctgtcatCAAGAACATGAAGAAGAGCCCCAACTTTCCTGGATCCGTCCTCTTCCTCAAAGTG CTCCTTCCCAAAGAGGAGATGTACACCCCTCCCATCGTGCTGAAGGTGATCGACCACAGGCCATTTGGCAGGAAGCCAGTGGTTGGACAGTGTACCATAGACACTCTGGAGGAGTTCCGCTGTGACCCCTACATCATCCAAAAGTCATCCATGTCATCCAAAG TGGCTCTGATGGCTGCTTCTCCTCGGGACATCAGAATTGACATGGAAGACAGGAGGCCTCTACTTGAAGCTCAG CATGCAGAGAAG GAGAAGGAGACAGTTGATTGGTGGAGTAAATTCTACGCTTCCATTGGAGATCAGGAGAAGTGCCGTCCTTACCTTGAGAAAGGATATGACACTTTGAAG GTATATGATAACGAACTGGAAGATATTCCTGAATTCAAACAACTCACCGATTTCTGCAGCACCTTCAAACTGCAAAGAGGCAAGAATGAAGATGGGGATGATGATGATCCATCTGTTGTTGGAGAATTCAAG GGCTCTTTTAAGGTGTACCCTCTATCAGACGACCCGGGTGTTGCTCTTCCTCCTCGCCAGTTCCGTGAGCTGCCTGAAAGCGGGCCTCAGGAGTGCCTGGTCAGGATCTATGTGGTCAGAGGCATCGACCTGCAGCCCAAGGATAACAATGGCCAG TGTGATCCTTATATAAAGATTGCCCTGGGGAAGAAGTCAATTGAGGACCGAGATAACTACTTACCAAATACCACCAACCCTGTGTTTGGAAG AATGTTTGAGATGACATGTTTCCTGCCTCAAGACAAAGACCTGAAGATCTCTGTGTATGACTATGATCTGCTGAGTCGCGATGAGAAAGTGGGAGAGACTGTGATTGACCTGGAGAACCGTTTCTTGTCACGCTTCGGCTCCTACTGTGGCCTACCTCAGACATACTGCAT CTCTGGAATCAACCAATGGCGCGACCAGCTGAAGCCCTCTCAGATCCTTCAGAACCTGGCCCGCCTCAAAGGCGTCCCTCCACCCAGGACAGAAGACAACGGCAACACACTGTCATTCAATGGGAAACAGTACACCCTGGCTCAATTTG AGGCCAACAACAAGATCCACCAGCACTTGGGCCCTGCCAACGAACGGCTCCCTCTGcatgtgctcagaactcagggaCTGGTGCCGGAGCATGTGGAGACCAGGACACTGTTCAGCAGCTTCCAGCCCCAACTCTCTCAG GGACGCCTTCAAATGTGGGTGGATGTTTTCCCCAAAAGCATGGGCCTTCCCGGACCACCCTTTGACATTGCACCACGCAAGGCCAAAAA GTATTTCCTTCGAGCTGTTGTTTGGAACACCGCTGATGTCATTCTGGATGAAACCAGCATCACTGGGGAGCACATGAGTGATGTCTATGTCAAAgg CTGGATGCCAGGTATGGAGGAGGACAAGCAGAAGACTGATGTCCACTACAGGTCTCTGGATGGAGATGGCAGCTTCAACTGGAGGTTCATCTTCGGCTTTGAATACCTGCCCGCTGAACAGCTATGTCTGGTCTCCAAGAAG GAGCACTTCTGGAGTCTAGACAAAACAGAGTTCAGGATACCCCCCAAGTTGATTGTTCAAATTTGGGATAATGACAAGTTCTCATTGGATGATTACCTGG GCACAGTAGAGTTGGATCTGCGTAACCTAAACGCTCCGGCCAAGACTCCAGAGAAGTGCAGTCTGGGTatgatggaggtgatgttggATGCAGGGCCACACAAATCAGACGGGGCCAAATCGCTGTTCGCTCAGCAGTCTGTCAGAGGCTGGTGGCCCTGTGTCACTGAACAGGATGGGACGAAAGTCCTTGGT GGGAAGGTCGAGATGACTCTTGAAATTGTGGCTGAGAAAGAGGTGGATGAGAAGCCTGCTGGGAAGGGCAGGGATGAACCCAACATGAACCCAAAGCTTGACTTCCCTAA CCGTCCGGACACATCCTTCTTCTGGTTCACGAACCCCTGTAAGACCATGAAGTTCATTGTGTGGCACAGATTCAAGTGGATGTTCATTGGACTAATCCTACTGATTCTAGTGCTGCTCTTCATCGGAATCCTGTTGTACTCTTTACCG AACTACATTTCAATGAAAATTGTGAAGCCATTCAATTGA